The genome window cgttAAATGTAATATTCGCTTCAGTGGCGTTGGTAGCtgacagcttattattattattattattattattcatttacgtGGCTTTTGAAAGAATATGCACtaaaactttgtgtgtgtgttttatacatgtttttaagCATTTGATGGGGGAGAAGATGTCTGTTTCCGTATCAGTCTTCTGTTTTCCCTAGGGAGGTGGCCACTGTATAATATTGTAGGTGAGTAAAAAGTAGAAGCAAGTGGAAAGTAAACAGACTTTAAAAATAACACGCGTTGCTGTATGGCAGTTCTACTATTCCCATTTCAATTTACAAGATGTTTTACAAGTGTCAGAGTGAAGACTTATcctaataaataacaaatgaggAAAGCCATGCCAACTgttaaatacatagataaaaataacacataaatacatagataaaaataacacaGTTCCTAGAACACTGTCCTGTTGATGGCAACTCCGACGCCATGGTAGCACCATGAATGAGAAGAATGATATACATTGCgattcgtgtattttttttttacttaatttttattacgTTTCAAGTTGTACGAATAGATGAATCAAACGGCATTTCTCTACAGGAAATAGGGTCGACAGGAAGTCCTTCAaggtggtttaaaaaaaaatctcaaatttaaCAACGACAATAGTGAACAACCCTACGGAGTATACACTCCACAAATCGAGCAgagtttttgttatgaaactttGTTAAAAAAGTTGAGTCTGCTGGGAGGATTATCAAGGaatttagttaatattttacCAACTGAGTCAGAagtgtctttatttctttaacttttattattaatgtttctaAATTCTCGAGGCTATTTCCAGTGACATGTTGATCACAAAGTCAGAATGTCTACCCGTTTCTTTTTGTCACCCTGTGGTACGTGTACCAGTCGTGGTACGCAGGGAGGTCAGGAGATGGTACGCAAGATATTCGTACCATAAAATCATTATCAATCGTCTAGGCAACTAACCTAAAACAAGATATTTGTGGATGATGTAACCGTCAGTTTAACAttgatgacaaaataaataaatttccttttaactttctgtaaaagaaaactattgagatggctttgtctctccgtccgcgcattttctgtccgccttcagatcttacaaactactgaggctagagggctgcaaattgttattgatcatccaccctccaatcatcaaacatgccaaattgcagccctctagccttagtagtttttttttttatttaaggttaaaattattcatgaccgtgcatctggcagcggtataggtaccaacaacacaggccaccaccgggcctgggctgaaagcttcatgggctgcggctgagagtttcatacagcattatacgctgtacagaaaactcgattgcgccgaagaaacttcggcgcatcttatACTTGTTTCATTCGCAGAGGAAAATGACCTTATCGAGTGGTCAAGCGACCCGCcatcaaaatgtatattatatatttaagacTTTAACTCTCGATTCTTTTTTATGCATGAGCACGACGTATGAAGCTTTGGGcgaaaaatcagtgaaaaatactaATGCCTTTTCCATTTATTACTCTTATTTGTGTTAGCTGTTAAGTGGAAGTATGTTTTTCTTGTGCTTATGTATTGAGTAAAAAGAACTGTACGCTTATGTTAAATGAAACTTTGTCGCTTGCGTGCGTTTTCTTTGCAGCTTATTGTTCAGGTCAGTGAAGTAAACGCGGAGCAAcagaatacattattattattataattattattattattattattattattattattattattattattattattaaagtaaactgGCAGCCGTATGCAATAAACTACGAAGAAAACTCAAGCAAGTGACACAGTTTCACTTGATACAAACATACAATTTATATTAACGTGACCAAGGTTGAGTATACTtgcgttttcagttttattcgtttattttagaCAGCCCTTAAATTAAAAGCTGACTTTATTGTACGCCCATTAGTTAATACAGGTCTTGTACACTGCGCTTTGATCTTACATCCTCAGTATGAACAAGCATGTGTGTACGCCAAGTGTTACTTTGGCAGCAGGCTTGCTTGTGTACACTAAACGCAACAGCGTTCTAATTCGGCGGCTCAGATCATTATCATAATGGAACAATGGAAGCGAAAacagtctctctatctctctctctctctctctctctctctctctctctctccccctttcatGGAAGAGCTCTTTATATATCGAAATAAATGACAATGTACGATTATACGAGGATGACCTGCTTACCTCCCGTTTCTTTGTGCCCAGACTTTTTCCATTCATCTTTTGTCCTCGGCCGACAATTATCGCTTAATTTAAGCCTTTCAGCACCtacgaaaatacaaaaaaaaaagtctatattcAAATAGCCTTTCGATTGTGCACCTGCGCTACCTGGCGTCGTTTGAACTTTGCGACGTCAGTGTTAGCTGGGGAAAAAGTTGATTAGCGGACGAGCGGACGATCACTTGCTTCcccttgtatctctctctctctctctctctctctctctctctctctctctctctctctcgtggcggTGTTGGTGGTCTGTTTCGCtcggtgtcttttttttttttattttcttgctttgaCGTACATGTGAAAAGTGGGATTGATTTCACATCGAAAGTTTTGCGAACTTAAAAAGCGATTTTTGGTCAAGATGGGATGTATTATTCATATCAACGTTTGCTGTTGCACAGAGAATAGGgaatgagcctctctctctctctctctctctctctctctctctctctctctctctctctctctctctcgtcaacgtTTGCTGTTGCTTTGCAAAGCGCAGAGAACAGtgaatgcgtctctctctctcatatacgttttctgtttctttgcaaAGTAAAAGAATAGTgcgtatgcctctctctctctcgctctctctctctctctttctctctctctctctctctctctctctctctctctctctctctctctctctcatcaatattTGTTGTTGCTTTGCAAAGTACAGAGAACAGAGTgcatgtgcctctctctctctctctctctctctctctctctcatatcaatatTTGTTGTTGCTTTGCAAAGTAGAGACTAGAGTgcatgtgcctctctctctctctctctctctctctctctctctctctctctctctctctctctctttcatcagcgTTTTCTGTTGCTTTGCAAAGCGCAGAGAacagtgcatctctctctctctctctctctctctctctctctctctgcacgtacATGAACATAAAGCCGAGGGCCTAAGGAATTAATCCGGTGACTCATTCTCTGTGGAGCTGAACGTGATTTATGTGTATTATTAGGCCGCCAAATTTACTtgcaaagaaagtaaaagtatttttatggTATAGTCTGAATGATTAAAAGTGAGTCAGAAGATGGCGACATTTGTATTGATCAGATGACGTCTGCTTaatgtgttgtgagagagagagagagagagagagagagagagagagaaactttctacatttttcgTGAAACTCTCTTCGCATGTCAGattaagacctctctctctctctctctctatctcatgaCAGCATCCTCCATTTGCAAGAATTTTAAGTCAGAATACTAGCTGTTATTCCCTGATTTtcaaaatgtgattttttcatttataagttttatattacATCGTTCATGCGCATTCAAACCAATGTAGATATCTTTCCATTGCACTTCCTTTCCCTCAAGCTTATCTCCTCCTTGTCTTCCATACGTCTCGTCCAGTCTTTCGTATCGGTACTTCTTCTCCACTTTTACCCTTCACATCTCTGATTTGTCTTTCATATCCCTTGCTAGCCTTCCTTCATATATGTACGTTTCGCATCACTCTTCACCTTTGTTGCGAACCTTTCCTTGGCAGGTAATGTATAAATTACCCTTCCGTCTATTATCTTCCTTACCTTCGTTTCTTTTGAGTTCTTCATCTTCCCGTCTGTCGCATAATTTACCTCCCCGTCTGTTGTGTGCATTGCCTTCCATTCTGTCTCACACTTTTCCCTGTTTATTGCACTCAGTACCCTCCTGCCTGTCGTACAATATACCCTTCCGCCTGTTGTATAGAATTCCATCCTGTCGGATGTATAGTTCACCTTTCAGTGTAATCTGTACAATTCCATCTTGTCTAAGGCATACCTCACCAATTCCTTGCAAATCTTCTCTACCGTCTATTCCCTTCATCATCTTCCCGTCAATAGTACGATGTAACATGAGAATTGCATCTCATACTTGTAGTAGTAGCCGTTAACAATCTTCTTTCGTCTGATGGACGTCTTAAATTCCTGTTTACTTCCGTCTGTTGCAAAACTATTTTTCTTGTCTACTTCGTATCTTATCTTCTCGTCAGTTTCTTACCTTACCATAATGTCTTTCGAGAACCTTAACTTCTCTCGTCTGTTACATACTTTGCACTCTCACCTGTTGTATAATTTACAGTTGCACAATTTATCTTTCCGTCCATTGCACTTCCTACCCTTCTGTCCGTTGTTTAATTTACCCTCCTTTTAATTGCCTACATTCCCCCCCTTTAGTTTTTCGTACCTTGACCCGCTCTAATGTATCTATTTGCCTGAAGTCTATGGCAAGCCTtacttccccccaaccccccaatcctcacccctcctcctccaccccaatcctcacccttcctcctccaccccaatcctcacccttcctcctccacccccaatCCTCACACTCCTACCCGACACCCCAATTctcacccctcctccccctcctccccatcccaaTCCTCACCCCCTCCTCCCACACCCCAATCCtcatccctcctcctcatcctcacccctcatccccatccccatcccaaTCCTCACCCTTCCTCTCCCATCCCAATCCTcacccttcctccccaccccaaTCCTCACCCTTCCTCCCCAACCCCAATCCTCACCCACCCTCCAAACCtcacctctcctctcctcccctcctacAATCAACACCCCTCCTCCCCAAACCCAATCCTCACCCTCTTCCCCACCCCAATCAttaccccctcctccccactaCCCAATCCTCACCCCTCCTCCTGACTACTATTGAAGACCCTCCCTGCCCTCCTGCATACCTTTCCTCCCTCCCGTTGTACCCTTTTATTCTTGCCACTTCCTTCCGTTACATTCCTTCCTCTCCATTTTTCTCTTGAATGCAactttctcatttcctctctacacctttccctctcccctctctattgaacatatttcttttccttttgtctaaTACCTTCTCTTCTATTGAATACCCATCTTTTTCCTCTCGCTCTCTAGAGAGACTGATACTTAGTAAGAAAACGATTTTTCTTCATGTTCTGTGAAttccttttttaaattctaaatatCGCTGAGATATTTGGTCttgaaacagttttctttttagcCTGTAACTTTCACTTGAGCGGTATATTGAGTTTTATATCTTCTTTATCGGAAATTTTTGAGTTATGAAATATACTTTATCTTTTGCCTTATTCTTCCTGCGTTGATGTAGGTGCttctttgtggagagagagagagagagagagagagagagagagagagagagagagagagagagagagagagagtactttatcGATCATGGATTTTTCCCTAATTGTAGCTCTCCTCAAATGAGTT of Macrobrachium rosenbergii isolate ZJJX-2024 chromosome 11, ASM4041242v1, whole genome shotgun sequence contains these proteins:
- the LOC136843512 gene encoding uncharacterized protein, giving the protein MIKIYGKPYFPPTPQSSPLLLHPNPHPSSSTPILTLPPPPPILTLLPDTPILTPPPPPPHPNPHPLLPHPNPHPSSSSSPLIPIPIPILTLPLPSQSSPFLPTPILTLPPQPQSSPTLQTSPLLSSPPTINTPPPQTQSSPSSPPQSLPPPPHYPILTPPPDYY